The window ACCCACCTGCTCAACCACGGCGCCGACCTGCGTGCCTTGCAGATGCTGCTCGGCCACAGTTCGCTGACCACCACCCAGATCTACACGCTGGTCGCGCGCGACCGCCTGCGCAACCTGCACGCGCTGCACCATCCCCGCGCCTGAGCGCGGGTGTGCCTTCAGGTGCGTGGCCGGCACGCATGCGAGAATGCGGAACCTTGGCGGCTTGCTCCCGGTCGGACGCAGCGCCAGCTTCCGGAGTCTCGATGAAACGCCTCGTCTTCGCCGCCCTGCTCAGCCTCAGCCTGTCCGCCTGCGCGCAGCAGGCCGGCGCGCCCGCGCCCGTCGCCGCCAAGCCTTCGCCGACGGTGAAGGAGCCCGCGTTCGCCGCCGGCACGCCCGAGGCGCGCGTGCGCGATGCCCTGCGCGCGCTGAACCCGCGCATCCAGGTCGAGCGCATCGCCGCGGCGCCGATCCCCGGCTTCCGCCAGGTCATCGCCGGCGGTCAGGTGATCTACGTGAGCGACGACGGCCGCTATCTGTTCCAGGGCGACCTGCTCGACATCGCCAACCGCAAGGACCTGGGCGAGATGGCGATGGCCGGCGTGCGCAAGGACGTGCTGGCGACGCTGCCGGAAGCCGACCGCATCGTGTTCGCCCCCGCCGGCGCCGCCAAGCACACGGTGGTGGTGCTGACCGACGTGGAATGCGGCTACTGCCGCAAGTTCCATTCCGACATCGCCGAGTACACCAGGCGCGGCATCCGGGTGGAATACATGGCGTTCCCGCGCGCCGGCATCGGCACGCCCGACTACCAGAAGATGGTGGCGGTGTGGTGCGCGCCGGACCGCCGCAAGGCGCTGACCGACGCCAAGAACGACCGCGCAGTGCTGCAGGCCCCGTGCGCGCGCTCGCCGGTGGACATGCAGTACAACGCCGGCCTGCGCATGGGCCTGACCGGCACGCCGATGATCCTGACCGACGACGGCCGCATGGTCGGCGGCTACCTGCCGCCGGACGCGCTGCTGCAGCGGCTGGACGAACTGGCGAAGGACAAGGCGGCCGGCTGAGCCCGGTCGCCGGCCGGGCCCGCGCGGCTCGGCTACAATGGCGGGCCGTCCCCAACCGTTGCCGGACATGATCGTCCTCGAGGGCGCGCCCGCCCTGTCGCCGTTCCGCCGCGACCGCCTGC is drawn from Thermomonas brevis and contains these coding sequences:
- a CDS encoding DsbC family protein; translated protein: MKRLVFAALLSLSLSACAQQAGAPAPVAAKPSPTVKEPAFAAGTPEARVRDALRALNPRIQVERIAAAPIPGFRQVIAGGQVIYVSDDGRYLFQGDLLDIANRKDLGEMAMAGVRKDVLATLPEADRIVFAPAGAAKHTVVVLTDVECGYCRKFHSDIAEYTRRGIRVEYMAFPRAGIGTPDYQKMVAVWCAPDRRKALTDAKNDRAVLQAPCARSPVDMQYNAGLRMGLTGTPMILTDDGRMVGGYLPPDALLQRLDELAKDKAAG